The window GGACGACTTCATCACGCGCCTGTACTACGAGATGttgtactgggatggactgggatggactgggatggactgggagggactgggatggactgggatggactgggatggactgggagggactgggatggactgggatggactgggatttCTGTAGGATCCTGGTGAATCCAGTTAGGATCTGGTGATAATTTAGGGAATTTTGTAGGATTCTGGTGAATCCTTGTAGGACCTGATGGTGGCTCCTGGAACCTTCTCAGACCCCAATGAATTCATAGGAATTGATCCTCCATTAATTTGAGGAATTTTGCAAGATGGAAGTCAATTCTTGTAGGACCTGGTGGTGGCTCCTGGAACCTTCTCAGACCTCCATGAATCCATAGGAATTCAATGACAGCTCCTGCCCTATCCCAGCGTTATTCCCAACCCTTTTCCCATctaatcccaattttttttgatttttccccatttcccagaggTTCAGTTCCGCCCGTACCGCACGGACGACTTCATCACGCGCCTGTACTACGAGACGCCGCGCCTGACGGTGCTCAACCAGACGTGGGTGCTGAAGGCGCGCGTCAACGACTCGGAGCGCAACCCCAACCTGTCGTGCAAGCGCACGCTGAGCTTCCAGCTGATCCTCAAGAGCAAGGTCAACTCGCCCATGGagtgctccttcctcctcctcgaGGGGCCCTACGACGACGTCAAGATCAACCCGGTCATCTACCACTTCGTCTTCAGCAACGAGAGCAACGAGACCGACTACATGGCGCTGCCCATCGTCGACTCGGTGGAGTGCAACAAACTGCTGGCGGCCAAGAACATCAACCTGCGCCTTTTTATATTCCAGAtccaaaaataattaaaaacaacgtgacttttgggtttttttttttggcccgggggtgggtgggaggggggtttgttttggggagggaggaggaggaggaggaggaagagttgGAGCGATGGCGGCGGCGTTGTCGGACGCGGCGTTGTCGGAGGTGGCGGAAGCATTAAAGGAATGGAGTTGAAGTGGTGGAGAACGGGTcggaagagagaaaaaaaaaatggtgggAAAGCGGCGGAAAAGGGGTTGGAAAGCAGCAAAAGTTGGTGGTGAGGGAATGGCGTTGGGTTGGAACCATCAAAAATGGGTTGGAATTGGTGAAAATGGGTTGGAAAGCGACGAAAGTTGGTGGTGAGTGAATGGGATTGGCTTGGAACCACCAAAAATGTGTTGGAACCATCAAAAACTGGGTTGGAACCGTCCAAAATGGGTcggaaaagacaaaaatgggttggaagagacaaaAGTTGGTGGTGAGCGAATGGAGTTGGCTTGGAACCATCAAAAACCAGGTTGGAAGTGACAAAAATGGGTTGGGAGTGACAAAAGTTGGTGGGAAAGTGACCAAAGTTGAAGGAGAGTGAATGGAGTTGGGTTGGAACCATCAAAAATGGGTTGGGAGTgacaaaaaaaagacaaaaatgggtGGGAAAGACACAAAAATTGGTGTTGGACCAATGGGATTGGCTTGGAAGCATCAAAAATGGGTTGGAATTGGTGAaaatgggttggaagagacaaaAGTTGGTGGTGAGTGAATGGGATTGGCTTGGAACCATCAAAAATGGGTTGGAAATGATGAAAATGGGATGGAACCATCAAAAAATGGGATGGAACCATCAAATAATGGATTGGAACCATCCAAAATGGGTTGGGAAAGACAAAAAtgggctggaaaagagaaaaaatgggttggaagagagaaaaattggTGGGAAAGTGACAAAAGTTGGTGGTGAGCGAATGGAGTTGGCTTGGAACCATCAAAAATGGGTTGGAACCATCAAAAATGGGTTGGGACCATCAAAAATGGTTcggaaaagagaaaaatgggctaaaaaaacccaaaaattgggttggaagagagaaaaaaattggtgGGAAAGCGACAAaaatgggttggaagagacaaaAGTTGGTGGTGAGCGAATGGGATTGGCTTGGAACCAtcaaaaatgggttaaaaacaTCCAAAATGGGATGGAACCATCAAATAATGGATTGGAACCATCCAAAATGGGTTGGGAAAGACAAaaatgggttggaagagacaaaAGTTGGTGGTGAGCGAATGGAGTTGGGTTGGAACCACCAAAAATGGGTTGGGAGTGACAAAAACGGGTGGGAAAGACACAAAAATTGGGGTTGGACCAATGGAATTGGCTTGGAAGCATCAAAAATGGGTTGGAATTGGTGAAAATGGGTTGAAGAGACAAAAGTTGGTGGTGAGTGAATGGGATTGGCTTGGAACCATCAAAAATGGGTTGGAATTGGTGAAAATGGGTTGAAGAGACAAAAGTTGGTGGTGAGTGAATGGGATTGGCTTGGAACCATCAAAAATGGGTTGGAATTGGTGAAAATGGGTTGAAGAGACAAAAGTTGGTGGTGAGCGAATGGGATTGGCTTGGAACCATCAAAAATGGGTTGGAACCGTCCAAAATGGGTTGGAACCATCAAAAAATGGGTcggaaaagacaaaaatgggctggaaaagacaaagaatgggttggaagagagaaaaaaatcggtgggaaagcaacaaaaatgggttggaagagacaaaAGTTGGTGGTGAGCCAATGGAGTTGGCTTGGAACCATCAAAAATGGGTTGGAATTGGTAAAAATGGGTTGGAAGTGACAAAAGTTGGTGGGAAAGTGACCAAAGTTGAAGGAGAGTGAATGGAGTTGGATTGGAACCATCAAAAATGGGTTGGGAGTGACAAAAATGGGTGGGAAAGACACAAAAATTGGGGTTGGACCAATGGAATTGGCTTGGAAGCATCAAAAATGGGTTGAAGTGACAAAAATGGGTTGGAATTGGTAAAAATGGGTTGGAAGAGGTGAAAGTTGGTGTTGAGCCAATGGAGTTGGCTTGGAACCGTCAAAAATGGGTTGGAACCATCGAAAACCAGGTTGGGAGTGGCAAAAATGGGTTGGAAGTGACAAAAACGGGTGGGAAAGACACAAAAATTGGGGTTGAACCAATGGAATTGGCTTGGAAGCATCAAAAATGGGTTGGAATTGGTGAAAATGGGTTGAAGAGACAAAAGTTGGTGGTGAGCGAATGGGATTGGCTTGGAACCATCAAAAATGGGTTGGAATCATCAAAATTTAGTCCAAGCCCAACGTAAAAGACttgaaaccaccaaaaattggCCGAAACCGCCAAATATTGGTCAAAACTCAACAGAAAGGTCTTGAAACCATCAAAAATTGGTTGCAACCACCAAAAATGGTTTGAAACCATCAAAAACGGTCAaaactcaaaggaaaaaaaaattgaatattttttcattcattttcattcaatttttcatcaaaaattgGTTTGAAACCACCAAGAAATGGTTGAAAACCATCCAAAAATGGTCAAAACTCAACAGAAAGGCCTTGAAACCATCAAAAATTGGTTTAAATTGACCAAAATTTGGTCCGAACCCACCAGAAATTGGTTTGAAACCACCAGAAATTGTttgaaaccaccaaaaattggCCAAAACTCAACGGAAGGGTCTTGAAACATCAAAACTtgacccaaaaccaccaaaatggtttaaaaacatcaaaatttTGTCCCAAACCAATGGAAAAGGTCTTGAAACCTCAAGAATTGGTttgaaaccaccaaaaattggTTCAAAGCCAACAGAAAAGCCTCGAAACATCAAAAATGGACCCAAACCCAACAGAAGGGTCttgaaatgataaaaaaagTGGTTGAAACCATCAAGAAATGGTCAAAACTCAACAGAAAGGTCTTGGAACCTTCAAAAATTGGTTGAAACCACCAAAATTTGGTCCGAACCCACCAGAAATTGTttgaaaccaccaaaaattggCCAAAACTCGACAGAAGGGTCTTGAAACCATCAAAACTTGACCTAAACCCACCAAAAATGGtttgaaaatatcaaaattttGTCCCAAACCAATGGAAAAGTTCTTGAAACCCTCAAAAAATTGGTTGGAACCACGAAAAATGATTTGAAACCATCAAGAAACGGTCAAAGCTCAACAGAAGGGTCTGGAAACCTCAAGAATTGGTttgaaaccaccaaaaattggTTCAAAGCCAACAGAAAAGCCTTGAAACGCCAAAATGGACCCAAACCCAACAGAAGGGTCTTGAAATGATAAAAAAGTTGGTTGAAACCATCCAAAAAATGTCAAAGCTCAACAGAAAGGTCTGGAAACCACTGAAAACTGACCCAAACCTATCAAAAACGGAGGAAAAACGCCAAAAAATGGCTTGAAAATGGCAGAAATTGATGTCAACCCAACGGAAAGGTCTTGGAACCATCAAAAATTGGTTGCGACCACCAAAAATGGTTTGAAACCATCAAAAACGGTCAAAactcaatgggaaaaaaaaattgaaaattttttcattcattttcattcaatttttcatcaaaaattgGTTGAAACCACCACAAATGGGTTGAAACCATCAAGAAATGGTCAAAGCACAATGGAAAGTTCTTGAAATGTCAAAAATTGGTTGAAACCACCAAGAAATGGTTGAAAACCATCCAGAAATGGTCAAAACCCCTCAGAAAGGTCCTGAAACCATCAAAAATTGGTTTGAAACCACCAAAATTTGGTCCGAAGCCACCAAAAATTGGTttgaaaccaccaaaaattggCAGAAACCCAACAGAAGGGTCTTGAAATCATCAAAAATTGGtccaaaagtgacagaaagTTCTTGAAACCATCAAAAATTGGTTTAAATTCACCAAAATTTGGTCCAAACCCAATGGAAAGGCCttgaaaccaccaaaaatggATGGAAACCACCAAAAACTTGTCAAAACTCAATGGAAAGGTCTTGTAACCATCAAAAATTGGTTTAAATTCACCAAAATTTGGTCCAAACCCAACGGAAAGTTCTGGAAACCACCAAAAATGGTTTAGAACCAtccaaaaatgtcaaaattaaaTGGAAAGGTCTGGAAACCATCAAAAATTGGTTGAAACCACCAAAACTTGGTCCGAACCCACCAAAATTTGGTCTAAACCCACCAGAAATGGTttgaaaccaccaaaaattggCCAAAACTCAACGGAAGGGTCTTGGAACCATCAAAACTTGAcctaaaaccaccaaaaatggtttaaaaataccaaaattttGTCCCAAACCAATGGAAAGTTCTTGAAACCATCAAGAATTGGTTGCAACCACCAAAAATGGTTTGAAACCATCCAAAAATGGTCAAAactcaatgggaaaaaaaaattgaaaattttttcattcattttcattcaatttttcatcaaaaattgGTTGAAACCACCACAAATGGGTTGAAACCATCAAGAACTGGTCAAAactcaatgggaaaaaaaattgaaaattttttcattcattttcatcaaaattcattttcaatttttcatcaaaaattgGTTTGAAACCACCAAGAAATGGTTGAAAACCATCCAAAAATGGTCAAAACTCAACAGAAAGGCCTTGAAACCATCAAAAATTGGTTTGAAACCACCAAAATTTGGTCCGAATCCACCAGAAATTGTttgaaaccaccaaaaattggTCAAAACTCAACAGAAGGGTCTTGGAACCATCAAAACTTGAcctaaaaccaccaaaaatggtttaaaaataccaaaattttGTCCCAAACCAATGGAAAGGTCTTGAAACCATCAAAAAATTGGTTGGAACCACGAAAAATGATTTGAAACCATCAAAAACGGTCAAAActcaatggggaaaaaaattggaaattttttcattcattttcattcaatttttcatcaaaaattgGTTTGAAACCACCAAGAAATGGTTGAAAACCATCCAAAAATGGTCAAAACCCCTCAGAAAGGTCTTGAAACCATCAAAAATT is drawn from Zonotrichia leucophrys gambelii isolate GWCS_2022_RI unplaced genomic scaffold, RI_Zleu_2.0 Scaffold_1083_16175, whole genome shotgun sequence and contains these coding sequences:
- the LOC135442100 gene encoding zinc finger TRAF-type-containing protein 1-A-like; protein product: VQFRPYRTDDFITRLYYEMLGSVPPVPHGRLHHAPVLRDKVQFRPYRTDDFITRLYYETVPWDGLGWTGMDWDGLGWDWDGLGWTGMDWDFCRIVVNPRFSSAQVQFRPYRTDDFITRLYYEMFFLIFPHFPEVQFRPYRTDDFITRLYYETPRLTVLNQTWVLKARVNDSERNPNLSCKRTLSFQLILKSKVNSPMECSFLLLEGPYDDVKINPVIYHFVFSNESNETDYMALPIVDSVECNKLLAAKNINLRLFIFQIQK